In the genome of Capricornis sumatraensis isolate serow.1 chromosome 4, serow.2, whole genome shotgun sequence, the window CTTGGGAAAGCGTTTTTCACTTCTCCAGGTACTAGGGCGAGGAGGGAGTGGTCCAGCATTTACAGGATGAGTGCTTCAAAAAAAGCCAGGCTtgggtggtggtggcggtgagGGCTGGAAACGTCCTGGCAAATGCCCGCGGGGGCCCGGTGGCGGCGGCCCCAGGGCCTCGCGGGGGTCAGAAGTGGGGCGGGGGTCCCCGGGTGGCGCAGTGGCTTCGGCCAGCCTGCTTCGCTCCCGGCCCCACCGTGTGGGGGCGCTGCCTCCTCCCTGGCGGCTGGGGGCGCTGCGGCCGAGCGGCGGGGGGCGCTGCCTCCTCCGGGACGGCGGGGGGCGCTGCGGGCCGGGCGGTGGGGGCGGCCCGGGCCGGCGCGGCGAGCGGCGCGGCGGATGGAGAGTCTGGCCGCGGCCGGCGGCGCCGCCTCCTCGTCGGGCCGGGCACGGCGGGCCGGGGCCTTTGTGTGAGGCGGCGGCGGCGATGGTGCTCGGGCCCCGCGGAGCCGGGTAAGCGCGGCCAGGCCGAGGGCTGCCCTGGCCGAGGCCCGACCCTCGTCCCGGCCTTTCTCTCGCTCTCGCTGGGCTCCCTCCCGCCCGCTGCCCTCGGCCGGATCCATCCTCCCCCGCCGCGCGCCGACCCCCGCCGGCCCCGCCGCCGATCCTTTCGACCCCCGGCCGGCCCCACGCCCCGCCGCCACCCCCTCGCCCCCGCCCGAGGTCGTCTTGAGGAATTCCCGGCTGTTTGGGGGAAGGGACTGAGGTGCTCGATGCCCCCTAGATGGAGTGCCCCAGCCGGATCCAACGCCCTTCCTCCCGAATTCGACCCTCCAGAAGGGAGACCGTGGCGCCGCGCGGTTGTTGGGGTCCCTTCTCAGAAGTTCCGAATCCGTTCCCTCCCACTGCCGCTCGGGCTTCCCGGTGCCCCGACCTGCTGACCGTTGGTGTGTGGCCATCAGGGCCCCGGAGATCCTTCGCTGGTACCCAACAAAGCTCAGAGGCTTCCTGGGCCCCAGAAAAAGTTGGGAGTTAGTCCAGTGTCGTGAGGTGGAGCAAGGGGGCTGTGTTGCACAGGGCGAGTCGTGAGGCTGAAGGAGAGGGCAACGAGTTTGGCTTTTTTCTGGTCTGCAGGACTCAGAAAGGGGGGGAAAATGGTACTGAGCAAGCCTTCAGGAGTTACCTGTGTAATTGGGTAGCTTCTTATCCCAAACCCTATCGCAAGGCATCAGGTAAATCTCTCAGTTCTGGTCAACATAAGCATAGCTCCTGAAAagggtggggaaaaaaagacctGACGAGTATTTAGGTAATTCTAAATACCGTAGTTGTGTTCTTTACTTCTCTGGCTTCACCCACAAGCTACAGAGAGTGTGATAGAACACTATCTGAATGGCCCTGGGCTCAGAGGCAGGTAGCTTAGATAGGGAAAGATGGGAACTCAAGAATAAACAAGTGATTTATTTTAGGGCCTGAAAGAACACAGCagtaagaggaaaggaaagggtaAAGCATCTTTTCCCTAGTAGCTAATGGAGCTTGATAATTGTGTTCACCTATGTGTATGGCATTTGGCCTAGTAAGGGAAGAGAATATACTCAGTGAGATAGGAAAGCTTGTATTCAGGAAGAAATTAGGAAATTAATATGAGAAAAGTTTGAACCAGTTGCTTGGGTAATGAAATATAAGAAGGTATCAAGAGAATACTTTGGCTTTAAAGCACTACCTTCTGTCCAGTCAGGCCTCCAGCTTCTCTTAGAGAAGaatttatcagatttttttcaatatttttagatttttttgtgaTCACTCTCTTGGGGGATGTGCAGGGAGAAAGGTTACTGCCCCATCACTTCTGCTGTCATCGTCCCCTCCAGCAGAATGGAGCAAGTGTATGTCCATTCACGCTTGCTCTCTACCTGGGGCTATTGTCCCGCAGAGCTCTTCACCTACAAGGATGTGTTTGGCCATCCACCTTATCCTTTTGCTATCCGCAGATTAACTGTGCTGATAAGGAGGCAACTTCACAGGAGCTGCTAAGATGGGCATGAGGATCAAACTGCAAAGCACCAACCACCCCAACAACCTGCTGAAAGAACTCAACAAGTGCCGGCTCTCAGAGACCATGTGCGATGTCACCATCGTGGTGGGGAGCCGTTCCTTCCCGGCCCACAAAGCCGTGCTGGCCTGCGCAGCTGGCTACTTCCAGAACCTCTTCCTCAACACTGGGCTTGATGCTGCCAGGACCTATGTGGTGGACTTCATCACCCCTGCCAACTTCGAGAAGATTCTAAGCTTTGTCTACACGTCGGAACTCTTCACAGACCTGATCAACGTCGGGGTCATCTACGAGGTAGCGGAGCGTCTGGGTATGGAGGATCTCCTCCGGGCCTGTCACTCCACCTTTCCTGACCTGGAGAGCACTGCCGTGGCCAAGCCCCTGACCAGCACCAGCGAGAACCACTCTGGTACCCCGAGTTGTAGCTCAGCAGAGCCCCCCCATCCCCTTGGAGAACTCCGGGGGGGTGGGGAGCACTTTGGTCCTGATAGAAACTATGCGCTACCTAGTGATGCTGGAGGAAACTATaaagaggaggagagaaatgTTACCAGTGACACTAACCAGAGCCTGCAGCCGCTGCCGCCAAAGACAGAAGACCACGATGCCCCTGCTCCGTTCACCTCCGTCCCCAGCGTGGTGACCCAGCCAGGCCTGGGCACTGTCAGCACGGGCATCCAAACCAGCACCAGCTCCTGCCAGCCATACAAAGTCCAGAGCAATGGAGACTTCAGTAAGAACAGCTTCTTCACTCCTGACAGTGCAGTAGACATTACCACTGGGACCAACTCCTGTCTGGGCAACAGCGACCATTCCAAAGACCCCAGCTTTGGACCGATGGATGAGCTCCAACTGGAGGACCTGGGGGATGACGACTTGCAGTTTGAAGACCCCACCGAGGAGATTGGCACAGCTGAGGAGGTGATTGAATTGAGTGACGACAGTGAGGATGAGCTAACTTTTGGAGAGAGTGAAAACCGAGAGAATAAGGCCATGCCCTGCCAGGTATGCAAGAAGGTTCTGGAGCCCAACATTCAACTGATCCGACAACATGCTCGGGACCACGTGGACCTGCTGACTGGCAACTGCAAGGTCTGTGAGACCCATTTCCAGGACCGGAACTCCCGGGTCACCCATGTTCTCTCCCACATCGGTATTTTCCTCTTCTCCTGCGACATGTGTGAAACTAAGTTCTTTACCCAGTGGCAACTGACCCTCCACCGACGGGATGGAATATTTGAGAACAACATCATCGTCCACCCCAACGACCCCTTGCCTGGGAAGCTGGGTCTCTTTGCAGGGGCGGTCTCTGCGGAGCTGAAATGTGCTGCCTGTGGGAAGGCATTGGCCAAAGATTTCCACGTGGTCCGGGGCCATATCCTTGACCATCTGAACCTGAAGGGCCAGGCCTGCAGTGTCTGTGACCAGCGCCACCTCAACCTCTGCAGCCTCATGTGGCACACACTTTCCCACCTTGGCATCTCTGTCTTCTCTTGCTCTGTGTGTGCAAACAGCTTTGtggactggcatctcctggagaagcacaTGGCTGTGCACCAAAGCCTGGAAGATGCTCTCTTCCGCTGCCACTTGTGCAGCCAGAGCTTCAAGTCAGAGGCTGCCTATCGCTACCATGTCAGCCAGCACAAGTGCAACAGTGGCCTTGACACACGGCCTGGTTTTGGACTCCAGAACCCAGCTCTCCAGAAGCGGAAGCTGCCGGCAGAGGAGTTCCTGAGTGAGGAACTGGTGCTGCAGGGCCAACCTGGGAACAGCAAGTATAGCTGCAAGGTGTGCGGTAAAAGGTTTGCCCACACGAGTGAGTTCAACTACCACCGGCGGATCCACACGGGCGAGAAGCCGTACCAGTGTAAGGTGTGCCACAAGTTCTTCCGAGGCCGCTCGACCATCAAGTGCCACCTGAAGACGCACTCGGGGGCTCTCATGTATCGCTGCACGGTCTGTGGCCACTACAGCTCTACCCTTAACCTCATGAGCAAGCACGTCGGTGTGCACAAAGGCAGCCTCCCACCTGACTTCACCATCGAGCAAACCTTCATGTACATTATTCATTccaaagaagcagaaaagaacCCGGACAGCTGACTGGGTCCCAGCAGAGCCAGGGGGAGCTCCAGGCGGCAGCCAGGACATTGGTTTTCTAATGGCTGTTGGTCCTGCCCCAGCTGAAGTTACAGTTTTGCCTTGCTAGGAATTCTGTTCTGTCCTGTGtttaaaagaagacaaaatacATAGCACATGAACACTAACTGTTTCTGAGAAGCAGCGGCCCTGTCATGTTTACCTCCTTACCTGTTCTTGTCCGTGGAGGGCTGTGTCTTTGATTCTTTGGAGGCTGGTTTTGGGATCTCATCAGGCAGTTGGTGTCAGCTAGATTCCCTTCCCCAGCCTCTTGAGTTTTAGTTTACTGATAGGCTTTATGCTGCTAAGAATCCAACCAACAGCCTCACTGAACAGAGGAGGTGGAGAGAGGTTTTCACTGTGGGTATTACTGCCGGACCTCCAACCGGGACAGCCAGCTAGGAGAGATTTTGGGAATGTGgtcattcagaaaagaaaaggcagctCACCCTTGGGTGCTGGTCCCATCCCTTAGCAGGGCTGTCAGGGATGAGGGGCCTGCTTGTTCCAGGGCTCTAATCTGCTGATTGGACAGTAAAATCTCTTGGCAGCTAGATCCAAACCGGGGACAGAGCTTTGTGTTTAGGTCTGAAAGCCTTGGGATGAATCCTTGTCAGCCGCAAGAGGTGTCCTGCAGTGCTGCCGAAAGCAGCAGCCTGGGATGCACAGGAAGGGAGATTTCTCTTTTCcccccaattccaaagaaatggGATCTTACAGAGTGGTAGCCCAGGATGTCAGGACTTCCCCGTGGGCAAGAGACAGGGAGCCACTTTGATGTAGTCATCAATCATCTGGCCTCCCTCGACCCCGAGTTGCCTGGTGGAAGGGTGGGGATGTCTCTGAAGCAGCAGCCTTGCCTTAATTTGCATCCAGTCTCCCACCTAGAAGTGTTTTTGGCCTATAGTGTAGATGCGAAGACCCCATGAGGTGGAGGGGTGGACTGTGAGCCCTTCAGGATTAAAGGGACCCGAGTAGCTGGATGTACATTCTGTCTGTCCCAGTCAGGTAACCTGTTGTTTACTTTGTGCTAACTGGGCCAGAGTTTTGGCAGCTCACCTTTGACCTGCTGGATTTATCCTGATCTGTCATTGCATGGCCACCAGAGGGCACTATTGACCAACAGCTGGTTCAAGCCCTCTCCAGGTGACTGGGTAATGGATCTGCCCAGTCATGGTTGCTGGTTGACTCTGTTCTTATGCCTTTTGAGGGGATCTTGCCCAAAGAAGGCTTGAGGGAGAGAGCCCTCGGAACTCGCATCTCACAAGGTGGCACCTCCAAAACCCATACTACCTCACCTGCTCAGGCGAGCTCTGGGGGTCcctggccctgcccctgcccctcgtGGGACtcagcagcactccaggctgtTTTACAAGCAAGTAGTTTTAATTAACTCACAAAGCCTTTGTggacattaatatttatttatttttgtttttgtgtacaTATTACCCAGCATCTCTGTTGGCTAAGAGACTTCAGGAAAATGAGCTTCTCCCCAGCAAGTAGCCATATTCCAGGGGACAGTCCTGGCCAGATATTTGGGGAACAGGGGCTTGAACTAGGGGAGAACAGGTCAAGCCTTTAAACAAGCAAATGCTTTTCTCTCCAGATAAGTCTCTTGTAGAATAAACCCAGGGAGCCCTTTAGGGAATGGATGTAAATTCTAGAAAGTTGAGGCTTGTTAAATCCTTGGACCTTTTATCCCCTTCCCATCCTGTGGTTGAGTAGGTTGGGGACTGGGTTGGGATAAGATCACATGAAGGCCCTGTTTGCATATTTTCTCATTCTTCCTGAAGTTGGGAAGTTATAGTAACACATACAAGTAAACCAAAGCCCTGGCCCTTTTGGACTTGCCCCCAGATCTCCCCCTAGCCCTAACTGATAAAGCCTTGGAGTTTTGTGTGCATAGCTGTCCAGTGAGGTGACCATTACTTGAAGGGACTTGTCAAGTGGCCAGCTTTCACTATCAGAATCCAATGagttaaatgttcccttgggacaTTCTTGTTAGAAAGCAGTCCTGAGACTTTGCATCCCTGACTGACTGCTTCCTTTCTTCCCATTAGTCGTTTCAGAAGGAAAGTGTGTAAAAGACCACAGTCAGCTATCTTCTCAGCTTTTCAAGCCTGAGTCGTTTCTCCCAGATTGTGGGTGAGGACTGAGTTTTGAATGGCCAGATTTGATAGTGGGGCTACTCCCTAGAAGCCAGCTGGGTAGCTGAGAATGGATCAGTATGCTGGAGAAACCCTTTTCCTTAACAGAGGGTTATCACTGATGCTGGGTAGTCTGTATACTTAACCTGAAACTGTGAAGTTTTCCCTTTTTGCCAGTAAACCAAAAAGCAAATCCTTGAAACTTTACCCCTAACACTAAAAGACTGCACCCGCTGACCCTCCTGAGGCCAAGTGGTTGACCAGGGTGGCTTGGTTGGCTGCAGTCAGACATGTAGCAGGGTCAGTAGCTCATGAGGCTCATTGACCAAACACTGTCCCCCGCGTGTCCCCCATATTCACACCTCAACCCTTCCTGTTTGGAGTCATGTTTGCTTCCTCTGCCACCAGCCACTCTTCTGTACTCTTTTACTTGAAAAACTATATTGTGGCAAAGGGCACTCTAGGATACCTGGTGGAAGGTATTAATTTTattctgaatttaaaatattttcaattgtcTGTTCATTGGGTCGTGTTGCCCTCTGCCCTAGAGCCCAGTTTAGCACTGTCTTCTGCTGTATCGTTCCAAGGTTCGTTCTGTTTGATCCttgaatgtctcttctttttcatcccccacctttttttcttgttcagtACTCAGGACTGGCTACATAATTTATAGAGCCCTTTGTTTAAAAACGGTTAAGAATTTTGTGGCAACTAGAGCATTAAAGCAAACACAAGGCCATTCTCATCTTGTTTCCTAAGGGAAAGGGTGGTACTCTAATGTtcttgtgttagtcgctcagtcgttctggctctgcgaccccatggactgtagcctgccaggctcctctgtccataaaattctccaggcaaggatacttggtggggtagccattcccatctcatggggatcttcccgacccagggatccaacccaggtctcctgcactgcaggcagattctctaccatctgagccaccagggaagcccctgttattCTAATGGCACACTGTAAACAGCTGCTTGTGGCCAGAGGAAGGGATCAGTATCGTGGCACTCCTCTGCCCATCCATGACTCACTGATGCTACAGGACCTGCCGGGAAGCTCTGCTGTACCCTGGTGTTTGGTCCTAAAGTTTCAGACTCCACGGAGTCTCTAGTTCATGGCTAGTTGGGAAGAAAGGAGGTGGGGATGGGAGTCAAGAAATAGGTAAAAATTCTTTTTGACATTCTTCTAGTCTATATGAGTACCCTTTTGTCTCTAGGAAACCTCTGAGTTTAATGACCTTCTCCCCAGTCAGATTTTGCTGCTGGTGAATATTCTTCTTCTGACCACCTGCTGTGCCCTATCACCCTCCGACCCCCAGACTATTCAACTTTGGAAGTGAATTTACACTTCTTCATATACGGACATGATTTTGTTGGCATGGAAGTGGACTGTGCAGAAATCTGCCCATCTGGGAATCCTCGTGTGTCCTTTCCCCCAAATCCTGCACTGAATGAATCAGGAAGCAGGGCACACAGCGTTTGTTTCAATGTGCTTACTCATGGTAAACTTCATatcagaatgaaaatgaaacttttaCTTTGGATGTTTTCTTTAACACCCTTCCCCTGTCCAgtccaccctccccctcccacctctactAGCTACATCTCTTATGAAACTGAGAAGAGTTGTTGACATTTAACTCCTTCCGTTAAATTAATAAGTACTGACCTCCTAATATTTAAGTGTTTACTATCTATTGCTGTAaagttttgtatattttgtaaactTCTTTTCTCAAATAGTAGATGTCTAAAATCGTTGTACATCTGATTCTTTTATATTCCATTGTTCAGCACAAAGTGTGGtttttatttagaataaaaaaaaaggaaatttgaaaTGGTAGTTCTTTTCCTATTTACTGTGGTCTGCTCATCCCTCACAGTTCAGAGTATCTGGGCCATCACCCTCTCAGTAGCAATATTCTGCTCAGCGGATGCCAGAGTTCTTTCAGGTAGCACATTTCCTTTCCTGTAGCTGGAATTCCCCGGGGTTGACTTGATCTGTTTTTAGTGGAAAATTAACTCAAAGACCCAACCTTTTCAGAGGGACCATCTCTAAGGGGAATCTTTTATTGGCCCAGAGAGAGCAGTGGGACTCTACTAATGTCTGGTGGGACCAGAGGGTTGGTCACAAATTGTCTTGCTGGTGCCATTCAACATGACTTGGTGTGTCGGAATGGAGAGAGGCAGATTCAGAGATGGGGCAGAGGTTTGGCCTAGTTTTGTGAGGTTGGTAACCAACGTTCCCCTACAGAGAGGAGACAGACCTGGAGTTAGGACGGGACATGGTCCCCTTGGTCTCAGGGCACACGGATTTGACCTGGCGCCCATCAGTGCTCAGCAAACACAGAGCTGGGGGCCTTGCTGCCATCAGCCCCTTGCTTGCTTCTCAGGCCCTAAGGAAGTACCTGTGCTATCAGAGTGATCACTGGTTGCCGAAGTGGAGTCTGTGAGAAAAGAAGATGTTGGGAAAGTGGCCTCAGGTAACTGAGAATGTAACAGATGTAGATCTGGGTTTCCTTGAGGGAACTTCTGGAGCCTGATTTGGGGGCGGCAGTGATAAGGGCATTGGACCTGGGCTGGGTTTTTATGTGGGCACAGGGGAGGAAAGTCTTTATAACACATTCTCTGCATTGTTAGGTTCCTGGACTCCCCTAGTTGAAAAAGGCTTCAGCTCTGTGCTACTGAGCAGCGGTTTGTAGCATGAAGACCCTTTATATAAAAAGACCCTTTTTCAGGTTTGGGTCCAGTGAGCAGAGGGAGTTAAATGGACTTCCCTTGGTGCTCCTGACAAATGGGTTCATACAGTTCTGGAGCACATGTTTAATGCATCTGGTGAATCTGTTTAATGCATCTCAGATTTCCAAGAGCAGAGGGGGAGGCCCTCCAGGTCAGTGAGTAGCTATTCCAAATTAAACATtccagacataactgagcacttGAGCAGGACAGAAGGTCTCAGTGATTGTGTCCACAAGCCCCTCAATTCTCCACCAGCAGGATGCAGAGGCGGAGGGCTCAGGACTGGTGGGCTAGGGCCTGCTCTGAGGCTTTTCTTCAGTCAGAGTGCTTCGTGGACAAGGTCCTAGTTTCCCAAACTGGTATATAGAGCCCTTTCCAGAAGACCTCCATGTTCGCAAGAGGACTTCCGTTCCTGCCTATAGGCCAACTGTGAATAGAAGTTGCTGGACAGGAAAATTATGAGGAGACTTAGCCAGGAAGAAAGAAGTCTGAGGGTCAAAACTGACTTAGGAGACACCAGGCCTCTGCCCTGTGACAGAATGGAGGATTTCCACTTCCCACCCTCTGCAGGGGCAAGACGGGCAGAGCACCCGAGAGTGCAGCTGCTGCCCATCCCGAAGTCTACTCCCGGAATGGTTGTCCCTTGCTATTTTCCTGGGatccagagagaaagggagggactgggggcagaagtcTGGAAACGTGCTAGACCCAGAGCTGGGGGCAGAGGGGCTATGAGCAGCATGGACTTAGGGGCAGCTCCTCTgcttgtggggggagggggatcaGGATGGACAAGGAGGAGAGTGTCAGCAAGCCCTTTCCTGAATGGTGGGGGAGGAGAGTCCTCCTAGCGGCCCAGCTGCAGGGTGCCTGTCTCAGACCTCGGCCTCACCCGCCCCTGCTGTCCCCACCCGCTCCGTTTATCATCGCATTGAGGATGCACTGCTGGGAAACAGCCTGCTGAGGCCTCCTGGCTCCTTGGCCTCTGGCCTCTTGTCCCTGCAGCCTGCATGATGTGCTGGGAGGTCAACAAGCGCAAACACAAAAGGAAAGTTGTGTGCGGTTCCTGTGGAGCTCACTCTTTCCGGCCGGGGTGGTTTTTGCTGAGCATCTctttggcctcagctccattcccaATCCCAGCTTGCAGTGCAGGCTTGTTCAGAGATTCAGAGTCGTGTCTCTCTCTATTCTTTATTTCACCTTTTCCCCTACATCTCTCCCTTCAGCACAGGGATGGTTTCAAATAGTACAATGCCCAGGATCTGCTCTCTTCCcccgcctgcctccctccccatccccacctcaaTATTTGAAGACATACTCAATATTGGCCATGAGCGCTCTGACCTGCTCCcatgctccccctcccccgcccccccgcccagATCTCTCACCTACTTCCAGCTTTCTGCTTCACTGGTGGAGGACACTGGACCCTTCCTCAGCTGGCTACAAGAGACTGGGGAGCGGAGGTGGGTGGGGTGTTTGCTGCCTGGAAGTTCAGgcttgggtggtggtgggggccgGCTGCAGGGGGCTGGATGCCCTCCTTGGTGATGATGATGGAATgctgggtggaggaggaggaggaggaggaggcatgtCTGCCCTCCCTGGCCTGGACCTTGGGCAGGTAATGGACCACGGCGTTGAGGAGCCGGCCCCGGAAGCTCGGGCTGAGGAAGTTATAAAGGATGGGGTTGACAACACAGTGGAGCATGGAGAAGCAGTCAATGATGTCGTAGAAGAAGTAGAGCAGGTGGGCCAGGTAGCAGTGGAGGGAGATGTGGGTGCCGTGGAGTGTGAGCAGCAGCAGGGTCAGGTGGTACGGCAGCCAGCAGATGACAAAGACGGCTATGTAGGCGCACACCAGCAGGCAGTGGCGCCGGCCCTCGGGCTGTCCTGTCTGCCGGAGCCGGCGGGCCGTCAGCACGTTGAAGACGGCGATGAGGGGCAAGGGCAGCAGGAAGCCCAGGACGGTGGTGGACAGGGCCACCACCACGGCCCACGTGCTGTATGTTTCAAAAGGCGCCATGAAGAGGCACATGGGCTCAAAGCTGTCCACCAGCTGGATGTGGACCACCTCGGGCAGCGGGATGAGGGCCGAGAGGACCCAGACCCCGGCACACACGGCCCGGCGCCCTCGGTGCTGGTGGCGCTGCCAGGAGGGAGAGGCATTGGTGAGGGTGACGTAGCGGTCCACGCTGAGGCACACCAGGAAGAAGATGCTGCTGTACATGTTGGCATAGTAGAAATAGTGGGTGAAGCGGCAGGAGAAGCTGCCCCAGAGCCAGGTGTAGTCCAGCGTGGCCTCCAGCATCCACACGGGCAGAGACAGGATGATGCCCAGGTCAGCGATGGCCATATTGAGCACGTAGAGACGCAGCAGCCCCGCGCGGGCCGAGCCCCGCCAGTTGACGCAGATCACCAGGAGGTTCTCCACCAGCCCGACCACGAAGATGGCCAGGTAGAGCACAAAGAGGGCT includes:
- the ZBTB39 gene encoding zinc finger and BTB domain-containing protein 39, which codes for MGMRIKLQSTNHPNNLLKELNKCRLSETMCDVTIVVGSRSFPAHKAVLACAAGYFQNLFLNTGLDAARTYVVDFITPANFEKILSFVYTSELFTDLINVGVIYEVAERLGMEDLLRACHSTFPDLESTAVAKPLTSTSENHSGTPSCSSAEPPHPLGELRGGGEHFGPDRNYALPSDAGGNYKEEERNVTSDTNQSLQPLPPKTEDHDAPAPFTSVPSVVTQPGLGTVSTGIQTSTSSCQPYKVQSNGDFSKNSFFTPDSAVDITTGTNSCLGNSDHSKDPSFGPMDELQLEDLGDDDLQFEDPTEEIGTAEEVIELSDDSEDELTFGESENRENKAMPCQVCKKVLEPNIQLIRQHARDHVDLLTGNCKVCETHFQDRNSRVTHVLSHIGIFLFSCDMCETKFFTQWQLTLHRRDGIFENNIIVHPNDPLPGKLGLFAGAVSAELKCAACGKALAKDFHVVRGHILDHLNLKGQACSVCDQRHLNLCSLMWHTLSHLGISVFSCSVCANSFVDWHLLEKHMAVHQSLEDALFRCHLCSQSFKSEAAYRYHVSQHKCNSGLDTRPGFGLQNPALQKRKLPAEEFLSEELVLQGQPGNSKYSCKVCGKRFAHTSEFNYHRRIHTGEKPYQCKVCHKFFRGRSTIKCHLKTHSGALMYRCTVCGHYSSTLNLMSKHVGVHKGSLPPDFTIEQTFMYIIHSKEAEKNPDS
- the GPR182 gene encoding G-protein coupled receptor 182, whose amino-acid sequence is MRRAALKPAAEPAPQPPSLQPPCCSPTSRPTGPPQPEVLSTGKLRHLPVLMSATSGPSVVPTRDVGEIYNWTELLHFFNHTLPECHMELNENTKRVALFVLYLAIFVVGLVENLLVICVNWRGSARAGLLRLYVLNMAIADLGIILSLPVWMLEATLDYTWLWGSFSCRFTHYFYYANMYSSIFFLVCLSVDRYVTLTNASPSWQRHQHRGRRAVCAGVWVLSALIPLPEVVHIQLVDSFEPMCLFMAPFETYSTWAVVVALSTTVLGFLLPLPLIAVFNVLTARRLRQTGQPEGRRHCLLVCAYIAVFVICWLPYHLTLLLLTLHGTHISLHCYLAHLLYFFYDIIDCFSMLHCVVNPILYNFLSPSFRGRLLNAVVHYLPKVQAREGRHASSSSSSSTQHSIIITKEGIQPPAAGPHHHPSLNFQAANTPPTSAPQSLVAS